The nucleotide window GTTTATATTTCCACCTTAAGCGCAGTTTGATATGTGATTACATCCCGTGACATTTCTTGTACTTCTTTCCGCTTCCGCAATGACATACCTCATTGCGTCCAGGTGTTTTGGTTGCTGCCGGCGGTAATATATGAGGTGCATAATTCAGGCAGTATAGCCTGACAAGCTCTACTACGCCATCTGCCGCATCTTCCGGTTTATCATAGCTTTCTCTGTAATGTTTTTCACTTGCCATTAATTCTGTCTCAATGGCCTTGTCAACTGCAGCGGAGTCGTCAGTAGATGT belongs to Nitrospirota bacterium and includes:
- a CDS encoding SEC-C domain-containing protein yields the protein MIHPATTGGTEIRPEHCGYMGSPDAKPNEKGYCRIIHASATSTDDSAAVDKAIETELMASEKHYRESYDKPEDAADGVVELVRLYCLNYAPHILPPAATKTPGRNEVCHCGSGKKYKKCHGM